The Pseudomonas chlororaphis subsp. piscium genome contains the following window.
CGCCGCCCAGGGTCTTCATCTCTTCGTGCACACGCTTCATGAAGCGGTGGAAGTGAGTACGGACCTTCTGCTTGAACGGCAGGGCTTCAAAGAAGGTATCGACCAGATAGGTCTTGCCACGCCCTACCCCGCCCCAGAAGTACAGGCCCTTGACCGGCACCTGGTCTTTCTTGCCAAACAGCTTGCCCAGCAGGCCCGGCTTGTTGTTCGACGCGGCGATCAGATCGTCGTACAGGCGCTGCAAATGACGCACGGCGGTTTCCTGCGCAGCGTCGTGGAAGAACTCCGGGCGTTTCAGATCAGCTTGGTATCGTTCTAGGGGCGTCATAATTCGTTAGCAAGGCAACAAAAACGGGCCGTCACTGTAGCGACGGCCCTTGAGAATGGCAATCAGCCCTTGGTCGGGAGATTGCGGTTAGTCCTGCACAGGCGTCAGGGCGACGCGCAGCACATCGATTGCCGCATCGCGGGCCGCCGCGTCGGCAAAGGCCGGGCTGTCGGCCACGCACTCACCTTCCAGCCACAGGCTGAAACTCAGCGCTTCGCTGCGCAGATCCAGAGCCTGGCCGGCTTGCAGTTGCTTGGTCACGGCACCCGCGGTCTTGCCGTCGGCAAAGTTGCGCGACAGCAACAGTTGCTCGCCATCGGCGGCCAGCAGGCGGAAACGGAAGCTGCCGTCGTCTTCGCGGAAGCTGACGAAGCGCGCGGCCTTGGCTGCTTTCTTCTTGGTGGTCGCCGCCACTTGCACCTGGTTGACGAACGAACGCAGGCCCACGGCCTCGCGCAGCTCGTTGAGGAAGGGCGTGGCCACCGTTCGGGCTTTCTTGGCGCCGGCCTGGAGGATGTCTTCCAGGTCCGAAGGGCGCTCGATCAACTGGTGATAACGCTCGCGCGCCTCGCCCAGCTGGTTGTCCAGCAGTTGGAACAGACGACTCTTCGCCTCGCCCCAACCCAGGCCCTGCAGCAGTTCGCTGCGGAATTCGTCAGCCTGGGCCTGTGTCGCGAAGGCCTGGAACAGGGTAAACAGGTGCGCGTTGTCCGGGTCCTTGGCTTCGCCAGGAGCACGGGAGTCGGTGACGATGCGCGAGATCGCGTCCTTCATGTCCTTGGCGCTGCTGAACAACGGGATGGTGTTGTCGTAGCTCTTGGACATCTTGCGGCCATCGAGGCCCGGCAAGGTGGCGACGCTTTCCTCGATCAGCGCCTCGGGCATGGTGAAGAACTCCTTGCCCTGGCCGAACAGGTGGTTGAAGCGCTGACCGATGTCACGAGCCATTTCCACGTGCTGGATCTGGTCGCGGCCGACCGGCACCTTGTGCGCGTTGAACATCAGGATGTCCGCGGCCATCAGCACCGGGTAGCTGTACAGGCCCATGGTGATGCCGGCATCCGGGTCTTCACCGGTTTCGACGTTTTTATCCACCGAAGCCTTGTAGGCATGGGCGCGGTTGAGCAGGCCCTTGGCCGCCACGCAGGTCAGCAACCAGGTCAGTTCCGGGATTTCCGGGATGTCCGACTGGCGATAGAACGTCACGCGCTCCACATCCAGGCCACCGGCCAGCCAGGTCGCGGCGATTTCCAGGCGCGAGCGCTGGATACGCAGCGGGTCGTCGCACTTGATCAGGGCGTGATAGTCGGCCAGGAAGTAGAACGAATCGGCATTGCTGTCGCGGCTGGCGAGAATCGCCGGACGGATGGCGCCGGCGTAGTTGCCCAGGTGCGGCGTGCCGGTGGTGGTGATGCCGGTGAGGATGCGCGTACGAGTAGTCATGGGTAATCGCTTATCAGACTGCAATCAATTCGAGAGTCGTGGCAGCACTAGATCCTTGAGATCGGTGAGCTTGCCATGAAAAAAGTGTCCGCATTCTGCCACTTTCAGCAGCTCATGGGGGCGCTCAAGCGCGTCGGACCAGTCGTAGACCAGTTGCGGGTCGACCACTTCGTCGGTTTCCGGTTGGATCAGGGTCAGCGGGCAGTTCTGTGGTAGCTGGTCGGTGTCGCGCAAACGCATCACCGCGGCGGCGACCATGAACAGGTGCTTGAGTTGTTCACCGCGGGCTTCCAGGCGCCCGCCAAGGCTGGCGGCGACGAAGCCGCCGAAGGAGAAACCGAGCAGGGTCATCGGCAGGTCCGGGTGCCTGGCCCGCAGCCACTCTGCGGCCGCCTGCGCATCGTCGACTTCGCCGCTGCCCATGTCGTGGCTGCCTTCGCTGGCGCCGACGCCACGGTAGTTGAAACGCAAAGTGATCAGGCCGGCGTCGCGTGCCGTACGCTGTAGGGTCGAGACCACCTTGTTGAGCATGGTGCCGCCCTGCACCGGGTTCGGATGGCAGATCAGCGCCACGCCACGGGCGTCGGCGACATCCAGATACAGGGCTTCCAGTTGGCCGACCGGGCCGGCAATCACTACGGGGGTTTCACGCATAAGCAAGGAAGGAACTCCGTGACCTCGAATCGGGTCGACTCGTCTAGCAAATTGTCTGTGCCAATCTATTGCGAGTGAATCGCGGTATACAGCGCAGGTTCGAGCCGTTAACGTAAAGCAAAGCCGTTTATAGAGGAAGGACTCGTGGAACACTCGCTCTTAGTTTGGTTGTTGCCGACTCTTGCCCTGATCGCGGGTGTCGCCATTGGATTTCTGGTCGCTCGCCTGCTGCCGAATGCCGCGCCTAACCGCACGCAACGTCAGCTGGATGATATTCAGGAACGTTTTGACAGCTATCAGAACGAAGTGGTCACCCACTTCAACAGCACCGCCACCCTGGTGAAAAAACTCACTCAAAGCTATCAGGAAGTGCAGGACCATCTCGCCGAGGGCGCCAACCGCCTGGCCCTGGACGAACTGACCCGCCAACGCCTGCTGGCCGCGCTGCACTCCGACTCGGTGCAGGCTCCACGGGAACGCCTGACGCCGCCGCGCGACCAGGAACCGCCACGGGACTACGCGCCAAAGACGCCTAACGCGCCGGGCATGCTCGACGAGCATTATGGTCTGAAGAAGTAATCAGGCTTCGCGCCCAATAAAAAGCCCCCGGACAACTCGGTTGTCCGGGGGCTTTTTTGTATCTGGTGATTGGATAGCGACTGATCGGACCTCTTCGCGGGCAAAGGCCACACACAAAAATGCCCGATCACAGGATCGGGCATTTCTTCATTCAAACGATCAGTTACGGATACTGCTGAACCGTACCCGGCTGTTGCTGCTGACCACCATACTGCTGACCCGGAATCGCCTTCAGGTTGACTTCCACCCGACGGTTCTGCGCGCGGCCATTGACGTCGCCGTTGCTGGCGATCGGGTTATCCGGGCCAGCGCCACGCGCCGACAGGTTGGCACCGCTGACACCTTGCGAGGTCAGGTAGCTCGCCACGCTCTGGGCGCGACGCTGGGACAGGTCCATGTTGTGCTGACGGCTGCCGGTGCTGTCGGTGTAGCCGACGATTTCGATCTGGTTCTGGCTGAACTCCTTGAGGGAGCCGGCCAGGTTGTTCAGCGGCTGATAGAAGCTTGGGGCGATGTTCGCCGAATCGGTGGCGAAGGTGATGTTACCCGGCATGATCAGTTTGATCTGATCGCCCTGGCGCTGCACTTCGACCCCGGTATTGGCCATGCTGGCACGCAGTTTCTTTTCCTGCTGGTCGGCGTAGTAGCCGTAACCGGCGGCGGAAGCACCAACTACCGCGGCGCCGATCAGCGCGCCTTTGCCACGGTTGTTGTGGTCGATGGCGGCACCGGCCAGCGCACCGGCCAAGGCACCCAGGCCACCGTATTTTGCAGTTTTGCTCATGCCCGTGGAGCCGTCGGCCTGCCCCTGATTGTCATAGGGGTTAGGCGAAGCACAGCCGGACAACAAGGCCACAGCAGTAGCAACAACGATCAAACGACGCGAGGTGAACATGGAGAAGCTCCTACTTTTTTCATTCTGTGATGCAGCGGACGTTGGCAACAGACCTTTGCAGGCGTTTGAACACGGCCAATGACAAAAATTCCGTGAAACTTTTGACAGCAAAGGTCAGGCCCTGACAAAGGGATTCTCACGCATTTCATCGCCCAGGCGGGTGTCCGGACCATGCCCGGCCACCACGGTCGCGTCTTCATCGAGGGTGTACAGACGCTGCT
Protein-coding sequences here:
- a CDS encoding tryptophan--tRNA ligase; this encodes MTTRTRILTGITTTGTPHLGNYAGAIRPAILASRDSNADSFYFLADYHALIKCDDPLRIQRSRLEIAATWLAGGLDVERVTFYRQSDIPEIPELTWLLTCVAAKGLLNRAHAYKASVDKNVETGEDPDAGITMGLYSYPVLMAADILMFNAHKVPVGRDQIQHVEMARDIGQRFNHLFGQGKEFFTMPEALIEESVATLPGLDGRKMSKSYDNTIPLFSSAKDMKDAISRIVTDSRAPGEAKDPDNAHLFTLFQAFATQAQADEFRSELLQGLGWGEAKSRLFQLLDNQLGEARERYHQLIERPSDLEDILQAGAKKARTVATPFLNELREAVGLRSFVNQVQVAATTKKKAAKAARFVSFREDDGSFRFRLLAADGEQLLLSRNFADGKTAGAVTKQLQAGQALDLRSEALSFSLWLEGECVADSPAFADAAARDAAIDVLRVALTPVQD
- a CDS encoding alpha/beta hydrolase, with the translated sequence MRETPVVIAGPVGQLEALYLDVADARGVALICHPNPVQGGTMLNKVVSTLQRTARDAGLITLRFNYRGVGASEGSHDMGSGEVDDAQAAAEWLRARHPDLPMTLLGFSFGGFVAASLGGRLEARGEQLKHLFMVAAAVMRLRDTDQLPQNCPLTLIQPETDEVVDPQLVYDWSDALERPHELLKVAECGHFFHGKLTDLKDLVLPRLSN
- a CDS encoding YhcB family protein, which translates into the protein MEHSLLVWLLPTLALIAGVAIGFLVARLLPNAAPNRTQRQLDDIQERFDSYQNEVVTHFNSTATLVKKLTQSYQEVQDHLAEGANRLALDELTRQRLLAALHSDSVQAPRERLTPPRDQEPPRDYAPKTPNAPGMLDEHYGLKK
- a CDS encoding OmpA family protein, with translation MFTSRRLIVVATAVALLSGCASPNPYDNQGQADGSTGMSKTAKYGGLGALAGALAGAAIDHNNRGKGALIGAAVVGASAAGYGYYADQQEKKLRASMANTGVEVQRQGDQIKLIMPGNITFATDSANIAPSFYQPLNNLAGSLKEFSQNQIEIVGYTDSTGSRQHNMDLSQRRAQSVASYLTSQGVSGANLSARGAGPDNPIASNGDVNGRAQNRRVEVNLKAIPGQQYGGQQQQPGTVQQYP